A genomic segment from Agrobacterium vitis encodes:
- a CDS encoding cysteine desulfurase family protein — MAERIYMDWNATAPLLNEARDAMLAALAMPGNPSSVHAEGRATRALVEKARRQVAELVGAAPANVIFTSTATEAANFVLSPRYRMGRSLLPVGRAYVSAIEHPAVRQGGRFSPDCVTEIPVTRQGVIDLDALERALADHPADQGMPLVAVMLANNETGVIQPIEAVGQLVHARGGLLLVDAVQAVGRIPVDIAALDADFLILSAHKLGGPKGAGAVVARGEALMPEPLVRGGGQEKGHRGGTENPAAIAGFGAAADHATKDLIKRNLQIAALRDALETGMRSIAPDLVIHGAGETRIGNTSFFTLPGLKAETGQIAFDLEGVALSAGAACSSGKVGQSHVLTAMGLDAGIGGLRLSLGPATTAEDIERVVSIFGKIAGRRQLAGHAA, encoded by the coding sequence ATGGCTGAACGCATCTACATGGACTGGAATGCCACCGCACCGCTTCTGAATGAAGCGCGCGATGCGATGCTGGCTGCTTTGGCCATGCCGGGCAATCCGTCCTCTGTTCACGCCGAAGGGCGGGCTACCCGCGCCCTGGTTGAAAAGGCGCGCCGCCAGGTGGCGGAACTTGTCGGAGCCGCGCCCGCCAATGTCATTTTCACCTCAACGGCAACGGAAGCGGCAAATTTTGTCCTGTCGCCACGCTATAGAATGGGCCGTTCACTGCTGCCCGTCGGACGAGCCTATGTCTCGGCCATCGAACATCCTGCCGTACGGCAAGGCGGACGGTTTTCGCCTGACTGTGTGACCGAAATCCCGGTGACCCGGCAGGGCGTGATCGATCTCGATGCCCTGGAACGGGCGCTGGCCGACCATCCTGCCGATCAGGGCATGCCGCTGGTCGCCGTCATGCTGGCAAATAATGAAACCGGGGTTATCCAGCCGATCGAAGCGGTGGGGCAACTGGTTCACGCCAGGGGCGGATTGCTGCTTGTGGATGCGGTCCAGGCGGTCGGGCGTATCCCGGTTGATATTGCGGCCCTGGATGCAGATTTCCTGATTCTATCGGCCCACAAGCTTGGTGGCCCCAAAGGGGCTGGCGCCGTGGTGGCCCGTGGCGAGGCGCTGATGCCGGAACCGCTGGTGCGCGGTGGCGGGCAGGAAAAGGGCCATCGCGGCGGCACGGAGAACCCTGCCGCAATTGCGGGCTTCGGCGCTGCTGCGGACCATGCTACAAAAGACTTGATAAAGCGCAATTTACAGATTGCGGCCTTGCGAGATGCTTTGGAAACAGGCATGCGCAGCATCGCACCCGATCTGGTGATCCACGGCGCGGGTGAGACACGTATTGGCAATACGAGTTTCTTCACGCTGCCGGGTCTGAAAGCGGAAACCGGGCAGATCGCCTTTGATCTGGAAGGGGTGGCGCTGTCTGCCGGAGCGGCCTGTTCATCCGGCAAGGTTGGACAGAGCCATGTTTTGACCGCCATGGGGCTGGATGCCGGCATTGGCGGCTTGCGGCTGTCGCTCGGTCCCGCCACCACGGCTGAGGATATCGAGCGGGTCGTCTCGATATTCGGCAAGATTGCCGGGCGGCGCCAGCTTGCCGGTCACGCGGCATGA
- the sufB gene encoding Fe-S cluster assembly protein SufB — protein MAAVQETIDQVRQIDVDQYKYGFETMIEVDKAPKGLSEDIVRFISAKKNEPDWMLQWRLDAYQRWLTMEEPEWARVHYPKIDFNDIYYYAAPKSTAGPTSIDDVDPELLKVYEKLGIPLREQEILAGVQTSKIAVDAVFDSVSVVTTFKAELMKAGVIFMSISEAVREYPDLVKKYLGTVVPVTDNYYATLNSAVFTDGSFVFIPKGVRCPMELSTYFRINEKNTGQFERTLIIAEEAAYVSYLEGCTAPQRDENQLHAAVVELVALDDAEIKYSTVQNWYPGDKNGKGGIYNFVTKRGDCRGARSKISWTQVETGSAITWKYPSCILRGDDSRGEFYSIAVSNGYQQVDSGTKMIHLGKNTSSRIISKGISAGFSSNTYRGQVSAHRKAENARNFTQCDSLLIGDKCGAHTVPYIEAKNSSAQFEHEATTSKISEDQLFYCLQRGIPQEAAIALIVNGFVREVIQELPMEFAVEAQKLIGISLEGSVG, from the coding sequence ATGGCTGCCGTACAAGAAACGATCGATCAGGTCCGCCAGATCGACGTCGATCAGTACAAGTATGGTTTTGAAACTATGATCGAAGTCGACAAGGCCCCGAAGGGCTTGTCGGAAGACATCGTCCGTTTCATTTCCGCAAAGAAGAACGAGCCGGACTGGATGCTGCAATGGCGTCTGGATGCTTACCAGCGCTGGCTGACGATGGAAGAGCCAGAGTGGGCGCGCGTCCACTATCCGAAGATCGACTTCAACGACATTTATTACTATGCCGCGCCGAAAAGCACGGCTGGCCCGACCTCGATCGACGATGTCGATCCTGAGCTTTTGAAGGTCTATGAAAAGCTGGGCATTCCGCTTCGTGAGCAGGAAATTCTGGCAGGTGTCCAGACCTCGAAAATCGCTGTCGATGCGGTGTTCGATTCGGTCTCGGTCGTCACCACGTTCAAGGCTGAATTGATGAAAGCCGGCGTGATCTTCATGTCGATTTCAGAAGCCGTGCGCGAATATCCTGATCTGGTGAAGAAATATCTCGGCACAGTCGTGCCGGTTACCGACAATTATTACGCAACGCTGAATTCGGCTGTGTTTACGGATGGCTCGTTCGTGTTCATTCCCAAGGGCGTTCGTTGCCCGATGGAATTGTCCACCTACTTCCGCATCAACGAGAAAAACACCGGCCAGTTTGAGCGCACGCTGATCATTGCCGAAGAAGCCGCTTACGTCTCCTATCTGGAAGGCTGCACAGCTCCGCAGCGCGATGAAAACCAGCTGCACGCTGCTGTGGTTGAGCTTGTGGCGCTTGACGATGCCGAGATTAAATATTCCACCGTCCAGAACTGGTATCCGGGCGACAAGAACGGCAAGGGCGGCATCTATAATTTCGTCACCAAGCGTGGCGATTGCCGGGGTGCGCGGTCGAAAATTTCGTGGACGCAGGTCGAAACCGGATCGGCGATCACCTGGAAATATCCGTCCTGCATTCTGCGGGGCGATGACAGCCGCGGCGAATTCTACTCGATTGCCGTTTCCAACGGTTATCAGCAGGTCGATAGCGGCACCAAGATGATCCATCTCGGCAAGAACACGTCGAGCCGCATCATCTCCAAGGGCATTTCGGCGGGCTTTTCCAGCAATACCTATCGCGGCCAAGTTTCTGCGCATCGCAAGGCGGAAAATGCCCGTAACTTTACCCAGTGCGACAGCCTGCTGATCGGCGACAAATGCGGGGCGCATACCGTGCCCTATATCGAGGCGAAGAACTCTTCGGCTCAGTTCGAGCATGAGGCAACAACCTCGAAAATCTCGGAAGATCAGCTGTTCTACTGCCTGCAACGCGGCATTCCCCAGGAAGCCGCCATCGCCCTGATCGTCAATGGTTTCGTGCGCGAAGTCATCCAGGAATTGCCGATGGAATTTGCGGTTGAAGCGCAGAAGCTGATCGGGATTTCACTTGAGGGTAGCGTGGGGTGA
- a CDS encoding alpha/beta hydrolase — protein MPEVIFNGPAGRLEGRYQPSKEKSAPIAIILHPHPQFGGTMNNQIVYQLFYMFQKRGFTTLRFNFRSIGRSQGEFDHGAGELSDAASALDWVQGLHPDSKSCWVAGYSFGSWIGMQLLMRRPEIEGFISVAPQPNTYDFSFLAPCPSSGLIIHGDSDKVAPEKDVQGLVDKLKTQKGILITQKTLPGANHFFNGQVETLMAECEDYLDRRLEGELVPEPAAKRLR, from the coding sequence ATGCCCGAAGTCATTTTCAACGGACCCGCAGGACGTCTAGAGGGCCGCTACCAGCCCTCCAAGGAAAAGAGCGCCCCGATTGCGATCATCCTGCATCCGCATCCGCAATTTGGCGGCACGATGAACAACCAGATCGTCTATCAGTTGTTCTACATGTTCCAGAAGCGCGGTTTTACCACCTTGCGCTTCAACTTCCGCAGCATTGGCCGCAGCCAGGGTGAATTCGACCACGGCGCCGGCGAATTGTCCGATGCGGCCTCGGCGCTCGACTGGGTGCAGGGCCTGCATCCCGATTCGAAAAGCTGTTGGGTTGCCGGCTATTCCTTCGGCTCATGGATCGGCATGCAACTGTTGATGCGGCGCCCGGAAATCGAAGGTTTTATCTCGGTTGCGCCGCAGCCAAATACCTATGATTTCTCCTTCCTCGCCCCCTGCCCTTCGTCCGGTCTGATCATCCATGGCGACTCCGACAAGGTTGCTCCGGAAAAGGACGTTCAGGGCTTGGTGGACAAACTGAAGACCCAGAAGGGCATTCTGATCACCCAGAAGACCTTGCCCGGCGCCAATCACTTCTTCAACGGCCAGGTCGAAACGCTGATGGCTGAATGCGAAGATTATCTGGATCGCCGCCTGGAAGGCGAATTGGTACCGGAACCGGCTGCCAAGCGGCTGCGCTGA
- the sufD gene encoding Fe-S cluster assembly protein SufD, with protein MNIQAANRSTAAEAALVEAYTAQLGDLPGDGTVLGARDILFDDLKRAGLPTRRVEAWHYTDLKTLLRAIPDAATLTPSKAVAPLVEAARIFELRQGMSRDVSAPDGVTVRAYSESLLDGTAATDLVAFSKDDAIGRINGSFVRDGYRLNVEDNVEVDRLIELQAHQGGGQSHARFVASFGTGSKATVIERHRNSDEAAGLISSVSDLDLGEGAEVTWIIVQTQGLADTHLGQIKVVLGTDAKLKLFVINAGGKLVRQEIHVRTAGEGSDFTLRAVNLLGGESHTDVTMTLGHDVPNTTSTEVIRNVVFDRARGVFQGQIRVAPDAQKTDARMACNTLLMSDDAEYSVKPELEIFADDVQCAHGATVADIDHNHLYYLMARGIPQKVARGLLIKAFVAELVEELEDEELVEALEGVIADWLETHG; from the coding sequence ATGAACATTCAAGCTGCCAATCGGTCGACAGCGGCCGAGGCTGCTCTGGTCGAAGCCTATACGGCCCAACTTGGCGATTTGCCGGGCGACGGCACGGTGCTGGGCGCGCGGGATATCCTGTTTGATGACCTGAAGCGGGCTGGCCTGCCAACCCGTCGCGTTGAAGCCTGGCATTATACGGATCTGAAAACCCTGCTGCGGGCCATTCCCGACGCTGCAACGCTAACGCCTTCCAAGGCTGTGGCGCCGCTGGTGGAGGCGGCTCGTATCTTTGAACTGCGCCAGGGCATGAGCCGTGATGTTTCGGCACCTGACGGTGTGACGGTGCGTGCCTATAGCGAAAGCCTGCTGGATGGAACGGCGGCGACCGATCTGGTTGCCTTCTCCAAGGACGATGCGATTGGCCGGATCAATGGCAGTTTCGTGCGCGATGGCTATCGGCTGAACGTCGAGGACAATGTCGAGGTCGACAGGCTGATCGAGTTGCAGGCCCATCAGGGTGGCGGTCAGAGCCATGCGCGGTTTGTGGCGAGCTTCGGCACGGGCTCAAAGGCAACAGTGATCGAGCGCCACCGCAATTCCGACGAAGCCGCTGGCTTGATCTCCAGCGTCAGTGACCTGGACTTAGGCGAGGGTGCCGAGGTGACGTGGATCATCGTGCAGACCCAGGGTCTTGCCGATACCCATCTAGGCCAAATCAAGGTCGTGCTGGGGACCGATGCCAAGCTGAAGCTGTTCGTGATCAATGCCGGCGGTAAGCTGGTGCGCCAGGAAATCCATGTCAGAACGGCGGGTGAAGGCTCCGATTTCACCCTGCGTGCTGTCAACCTTCTGGGTGGCGAAAGCCATACGGACGTGACCATGACACTTGGTCATGACGTGCCGAACACCACCTCGACGGAAGTGATCCGCAATGTTGTATTCGACCGGGCGCGTGGCGTGTTCCAGGGCCAGATCCGGGTTGCTCCCGACGCCCAGAAGACCGATGCGCGCATGGCGTGCAACACGCTGCTGATGTCTGACGACGCCGAATATTCGGTCAAGCCAGAGCTGGAAATCTTTGCCGATGACGTGCAATGCGCCCATGGTGCAACGGTTGCAGATATCGACCACAACCACCTCTATTATCTGATGGCGCGCGGCATCCCACAAAAAGTGG
- the sufC gene encoding Fe-S cluster assembly ATPase SufC, translating into MLEIRNLHARIAEDGTEIIRGLNLTVKAGEVAAIMGPNGSGKSTLSYILSGRSDYEVTEGEILYNGESILELDPAERAAKGIFLAFQYPVEIPGVATMQFLKVAMNEQRKARDEAELTTPDFMRRVKEAAAELKINPDMLKRPLNVGFSGGEKKRAEILQMALLAPQLCILDETDSGLDIDALKIVADGVNALKSPDRATIVITHYQRLLDYIVPDTVHVLYKGQIIKTGDKSLALDLEANGYADIIGEAA; encoded by the coding sequence ATGCTTGAAATCAGAAACCTTCACGCCCGGATCGCGGAAGATGGCACGGAGATCATTCGTGGTCTCAACCTGACCGTCAAGGCTGGCGAAGTGGCGGCGATTATGGGACCAAATGGGTCGGGCAAATCGACGCTGTCCTACATTCTGTCGGGCCGCTCGGACTATGAAGTGACCGAGGGCGAGATCCTCTATAATGGCGAGAGCATTCTGGAGCTTGACCCCGCGGAACGCGCTGCCAAGGGCATTTTCCTGGCCTTCCAATACCCGGTCGAAATTCCGGGCGTTGCCACCATGCAGTTTTTGAAAGTGGCAATGAACGAGCAGCGCAAGGCGCGCGACGAAGCGGAACTGACGACGCCGGACTTCATGCGCCGGGTCAAGGAAGCAGCTGCCGAATTGAAGATCAATCCTGACATGCTGAAGCGTCCGTTGAATGTTGGCTTTTCCGGTGGTGAGAAGAAGCGCGCGGAAATCCTGCAAATGGCGCTGTTGGCGCCGCAGCTTTGCATTCTGGATGAAACCGATAGTGGCCTCGATATTGATGCGCTGAAGATCGTTGCCGATGGCGTCAATGCGTTGAAGTCGCCGGATCGTGCGACCATCGTCATCACCCACTATCAGCGCCTGCTGGATTACATCGTGCCGGATACGGTTCATGTTCTCTACAAGGGCCAGATCATCAAGACCGGCGACAAGAGCCTGGCGCTCGATCTGGAAGCCAATGGCTATGCAGATATCATCGGCGAAGCGGCCTGA